One genomic segment of Ignavibacteriota bacterium includes these proteins:
- a CDS encoding response regulator, whose amino-acid sequence MSDELQSKPKLLIVEDDYENQKFLQIFLKRKFDLEICDSSDTFYEKLNNSKFDIILMDISLRGKKDGLQLTQEIRQMDEYKNLPVVGLSAHAFQRDKDNAYNAGVDIFLTKPVQNDVLMDTLIRTLEKKSRN is encoded by the coding sequence ATGAGTGATGAACTACAAAGCAAACCAAAATTATTAATTGTTGAAGACGATTATGAAAATCAGAAATTCCTTCAAATATTTCTGAAACGAAAATTTGATCTTGAAATCTGCGATTCTTCCGATACTTTTTACGAAAAATTAAATAATTCCAAATTTGATATTATCTTAATGGATATTTCGTTACGAGGTAAAAAAGATGGTTTGCAGTTAACACAAGAAATTAGACAAATGGATGAGTATAAAAATTTGCCAGTTGTCGGCTTATCGGCTCATGCATTTCAAAGAGATAAAGACAATGCGTACAATGCCGGAGTTGATATTTTTCTAACAAAGCCTGTTCAAAATGATGTGTTGATGGATACATTAATTAGAACTTTAGAAAAGAAATCCAGAAATTAG
- a CDS encoding class I SAM-dependent methyltransferase: MIKVILKPAREKSLLRKHPWVFSGAIEKVLGNPQNGETVEVFSSKNIWLGRGAFSIQSQIRVRIWTFDESENIDITFFEKRIKSAIDLRKSIIEKNSNSFRILNSESDGIPGLIFDKYNEFLVCQFLSAGAEFWKSQIIEAVKNVIPSKGIYERSDVDVRKKEGLEPKIGNLFGEELPDFIEIIENGIKFFVDVKKGHKTGFYLDQRDNRKLISEFAKEKNVLNCFSYSGGFSLYALKSGVNSVTNIDSSSDALKLSLKNVELNNFPKGKNINVEGDVFKILRKYRDENNLFDLIILDPPKFIESKANINKASRGYKDINMLAFKILNKGGILFTFSCSGLMDRELFQKIVSDAAIDAGKNVKIIKWLTQSFDHPVASNFPEGLYLKGLICYVE; encoded by the coding sequence ATGATAAAAGTAATTTTAAAACCGGCACGTGAAAAATCATTATTGAGAAAACATCCTTGGGTTTTTTCCGGAGCGATTGAAAAAGTTTTGGGAAATCCGCAAAATGGTGAAACTGTTGAAGTTTTTTCATCAAAAAATATTTGGTTGGGAAGAGGAGCTTTTTCAATTCAATCGCAAATTAGAGTTAGAATTTGGACTTTTGATGAATCCGAAAATATTGATATAACTTTTTTTGAAAAGAGAATAAAATCAGCAATCGATTTAAGAAAATCCATAATTGAAAAAAATAGTAATTCGTTTAGAATATTAAATTCAGAATCTGATGGAATTCCCGGTTTAATCTTTGATAAGTATAATGAATTTTTAGTTTGCCAATTTTTATCTGCCGGAGCGGAATTTTGGAAAAGTCAAATTATTGAAGCGGTAAAAAATGTAATTCCATCAAAAGGAATTTATGAAAGATCAGATGTTGATGTGCGTAAAAAAGAGGGACTTGAACCTAAAATTGGAAATTTATTTGGTGAAGAACTGCCCGATTTTATTGAAATTATTGAGAACGGGATTAAATTTTTTGTCGATGTAAAAAAAGGACATAAAACCGGTTTCTATTTAGATCAAAGAGATAATAGAAAATTAATTTCAGAATTTGCCAAAGAAAAAAATGTACTGAATTGTTTTTCATATTCCGGAGGATTTAGTCTTTATGCATTAAAATCCGGTGTAAATTCAGTTACAAATATTGATTCGTCATCTGATGCTTTGAAATTGTCGTTGAAGAATGTTGAGTTAAATAATTTTCCTAAGGGAAAAAATATAAATGTAGAAGGCGATGTTTTCAAAATATTGAGAAAATATCGTGATGAAAATAATTTATTTGATTTGATAATTCTTGATCCGCCTAAATTTATTGAGTCCAAAGCAAATATTAATAAGGCGAGCAGAGGATATAAAGATATAAATATGCTTGCGTTTAAAATCTTAAATAAAGGTGGAATTCTTTTTACGTTTTCTTGTTCGGGATTAATGGATAGAGAATTGTTTCAAAAAATTGTTTCGGATGCAGCAATTGATGCTGGAAAAAATGTGAAAATTATTAAATGGCTTACTCAATCTTTTGATCATCCCGTTGCTTCAAATTTTCCGGAAGGATTATATTTGAAAGGATTAATTTGTTATGTTGAATAA